The following proteins are co-located in the Methanofastidiosum sp. genome:
- a CDS encoding tetratricopeptide repeat protein, with the protein MGDIVNCYKCGAKLPQGSNYCFKCGFKIKDTQIDGIFSDDTSKPDSHYYGKASDKYFLSGLSFFKVGEYAKAISNFTKAIELKDGFAEAHYHRGQAYIKEDKYENAIDDFTKAIEIDPEFKDAYFQRGNIFFERGFKERARDDYEKILELDFDIASQIYDKLHSFMESWVNNIVRNNKTTPSVEKDFVNDS; encoded by the coding sequence TTGGGAGATATTGTCAACTGTTATAAATGTGGGGCCAAACTCCCCCAAGGATCTAACTACTGCTTTAAGTGTGGCTTTAAAATTAAAGACACCCAAATTGACGGTATATTTTCAGATGACACTTCAAAACCTGATTCTCACTATTATGGAAAAGCATCTGATAAATATTTTTTATCAGGGCTTTCATTTTTTAAAGTTGGCGAATATGCAAAGGCCATCTCAAACTTTACTAAGGCAATTGAATTAAAGGACGGTTTTGCCGAAGCCCATTACCACAGAGGCCAAGCGTATATCAAAGAAGACAAATATGAAAATGCCATTGACGATTTTACCAAGGCCATAGAAATCGATCCAGAATTCAAGGATGCATATTTTCAGCGTGGCAACATATTTTTTGAGAGAGGATTCAAAGAGAGGGCAAGGGATGACTATGAGAAGATCCTAGAGCTTGATTTTGATATCGCATCTCAGATATATGATAAATTGCATAGTTTCATGGAGTCATGGGTCAATAACATAGTCAGGAATAATAAGACTACGCCTTCAGTTGAAAAAGACTTCGTAAACGACTCATAA
- a CDS encoding nitroreductase family protein: MDFLELCEKRYSCRKYLEKEVEREKIDRCLEASRLAPSAVNAQPWSFIVIDEPKLRESIAKETYDKLASFNKFSLAAPVLVAIVNENPAVTGFLGRFVQGRDFSLVDNGIVASHFCLKATEEGLGTCILGYFNEKNVKDILKIPRNKSVSLIIAVGYPADTPKKKIRKPIEKIRKYNL, translated from the coding sequence TTGGATTTTTTAGAACTTTGTGAAAAAAGATACAGCTGCAGAAAATACCTTGAAAAAGAAGTTGAAAGGGAGAAGATTGATAGGTGTCTTGAAGCTTCAAGGCTTGCACCTTCTGCAGTCAATGCCCAACCGTGGAGCTTTATAGTCATAGATGAACCAAAATTAAGAGAGAGCATTGCAAAAGAAACTTATGACAAATTAGCCTCATTCAACAAATTTTCACTTGCTGCACCGGTACTTGTCGCAATAGTAAATGAAAATCCAGCGGTGACGGGCTTTCTTGGGAGATTTGTTCAGGGGCGAGATTTTAGCCTGGTAGACAATGGAATTGTGGCGTCGCATTTCTGCCTTAAAGCAACTGAAGAAGGGCTTGGAACTTGCATCCTCGGCTATTTTAATGAAAAGAATGTAAAGGACATCTTGAAAATACCAAGAAATAAATCAGTTTCACTCATTATTGCTGTTGGTTATCCAGCCGACACCCCAAAAAAGAAAATCAGGAAACCTATAGAAAAGATAAGAAAATATAACCTATAA